In one window of Clavelina lepadiformis chromosome 4, kaClaLepa1.1, whole genome shotgun sequence DNA:
- the LOC143451304 gene encoding solute carrier family 12 member 4-like isoform X5: MAAQAITNAVASVKGGYEEIAGSIRGQPNSSSGRFSVQFVKKKEVNSEKAILIDNGKKKSVLVDPESGDTATGHFALYEDEMQERPRVATLLGALANYTNLSQGAKEHENEEEGKQKQIKAVKMGTIMGVYLPCVQNILGVILFVRLTWIVGLAGILESFFIVLLCCCTTLLTSISMSAIATNGVVPAGGSYFMISRALGPEFGGAVGVLFYLGTTFASSMYILGAVEILLTYIAPSIAIFQPFNGPENKGNLFNNFRIYGTCFLVIMSLLVFIGVKYVNKFASLFLACVVISILAIYAGVFKSAIAPPTEEICFLGNRLLQPRDLTFASFGKDSCAKFYNDTNTNETNIPTYIYESYCETVNQTVGNSSEIVPVDECDNYFAVNDVQQIQAIPGLGSSVHIENAQSHYLQQGDPITTLSPSVRNVPYVDESNENTQSTWLVADQTTSFVVLLAIFFPSVTGIMAGSNRSGDLADAQRSIPKGTIGAVLTTAFIYLSTVIFIGMSVDGALLRDKFGDSIGNELVVSILAWPTKWVVLIGAFLSTVGAGLQSLTGAPRLLQAIAKDNIVPFLKVFGRGKANGDPTWALLLTVFISLIGILIANLDTVAPIITMFFLMCYMFVNLACALQTLLKTPSWRPRFKFYHWTLSFLGVCLCIALMFLSSWYYALAALVLAAGIYKYIEYCGAEKEWGDGLRGLQLTTARYALLRLESRPPHTKNWRPQLLVLMKVDDDLKPKHEQVLELAQQLKAGKGLTVVSSVIKGNSLETYPEAKAAEQELLKCMEAHKVKGFQQVVVAKDVSEGISSLIQTTGLGGLRHNTVMIGWPYGWRQSPDPINYSVFLDSIRVASACQNAILVPKNISNFPSRNNKIEQGTIDVWWVVHDGGLLMLLPFLLRQHKVWKNCQTRIFTVAQLEDNSVQMKKDLATFLYHLRIDADIEVIEMQDSDISAYTYERTLMMEQRTQILQQLNLTKRESEREVDNVVQRSRSVRFQSPSKTKNETQPQEIESDCDDEFNTALGRLQKGYSTGGAVGTTPASPELEIDATQMTWTPGKLLQAQSKQPSAKSERRGFGNLLDIVPQSTNVRRMHTAVKLNEVIVNKSHQAELVILNLPGPPKGSNKSREANYMEFLEVLTEGLDRVLMVRGGGREVITIYS; encoded by the exons ATGGCTGCTCAGGCTATCACCAATGCAGTGGCATCAGTAAAAGGTGGCTATGAAGAGATAGCTGGGTCCATTCGGGGTCAACCAAATTCTAGCTCTGGAC GATTTTCTGTTCAATTTGTCAAGAAGAAAGAAGTAAATTCAGAAAAAGCGATACTTATTG ATAATGGAAAAAAGAAATCCGTCCTCGTGGATCCAGAGTCAGGTGACACTGCAACCGGACATTTTGCTCTCTATGAG GATGAAATGCAAGAACGCCCTCGAGTGGCAACCCTACTCGGAGCACTTGCGAATTATACGAACCTATCACAGGGTGCTAAGGAGCACGAAAATGAAGAGGAAGGGaagcaaaagcaaataaaa GCTGTAAAGATGGGCACAATCATGGGAGTCTATCTTCCCTGTGTCCAGAATATTCTTGGAGTCATCCTATTTGTTCGTCTCACATGGATTGTTGGCCTGGCCGGAAtattggaatcattttttatCGTACTTTTGTGCTGTTGTACA ACTCTTCTCACTTCTATTTCAATGAGCGCCATTGCAACAAATGGTGTAGTACCGGCTGGAGGATCTTACTTCATGATATCAAGAGCACTTGGTCCAGAGTTTGGTGGCGCAGTGGGAGTACTTTTTTATCTTGGTACCACCTTCGCTTCATCCATGTATATTCTTGGAGCTGTTGAAATCCTCTTG ACTTACATAGCGCCGTCGATAGCGATATTCCAACCCTTTAACGGGCCAgaaaacaaaggaaatttgTTCAACAACTTCCGAATTTATGGCACCTGCTTTCTCGTTATAATGTCTCTTCTTGTCTTCATCGGTGTCAAATACGTGAACAAATTTGCTTCGCTTTTCCTGGCCTGTGTCGTTATTTCAATACTCGCCATATATGCTGGAGTATTCAAGTCTGCCATCGCACCACCAACTGAAGA GATATGTTTCTTGGGCAACCGTCTACTTCAACCAAGAGATCTGACTTTTGCTTCGTTTGGAAAAGACAGTTGTGCCAAGTTTTACAATGACACCAACACTAATGAAACCAAC ATACCAACCTACATTTACGAAAGTTATTGCGAAACAGTCAATCAAACTGTGGGTAACTCTTCCGAAATCGTACCAGTTGATGAATGCGACAATTACTTCGCAGTCAATGATGTTCAACAAATTCAAGCCATTCCTGGACTTGGCAGCAGCGTCCACATAG AAAACGCTCAATCGCACTACCTGCAACAAGGCGACCCGATCACAACTCTTTCGCCGTCGGTTCGAAACGTTCCATACGTCGATGAATCGAACGAGAACACGCAGTCGACTTGGCTGGTAGCTGACCAAACAACTTCTTTCGTTGTTCTACTGGCCATCTTTTTTCCGTCTGTTACAG GCATCATGGCTGGATCGAACAGGTCTGGAGATTTAGCCGACGCCCAGCGCTCTATTCCTAAAGGGACTATTGGCGCTGTTTTGACTACAGCGTTTATTT ATTTATCTACCGTTATATTTATCGGAATGAGCGTTGACGGAGCTCTGTTACGTGACAA ATTCGGCGACAGCATTGGAAACGAACTGGTGGTTTCCATACTCGCATGGCCCACAAAGTGGGTTGTCCTCATCGGGGCTTTCTTGTCAACAGTAGGGGCTGGTTTGCAATCTCTTACTGGCGCCCCTCGTCTGCTGCAAGCTATCGCCAAGGACAACATCGTACCATTCTTAAAG GTGTTTGGGCGCGGGAAAGCGAACGGCGACCCTACCTGGGCTCTTCTTTTGACCGTCTTCATATCACTCATTGGGATTTTAATCGCAAACCTCGACACCGTTGCCCCTATCATCACCAT GTTCTTCCTTATGTGTTATATGTTCGTCAACTTAGCGTGCGCATTGCAGACTTTACTGAAAACCCCAAGTTGGCGGCCGAGGTTTAAATTCTACCACTG GACTCTGTCCTTTCTGGGGGTCTGCCTGTGCATTGCCCTAATGTTCCTATCAAGTTGGTATTACGCACTTGCCGCGTTGGTCCTCGCTGCGGGCATATATAAGTACATTGAATACTGCGG GGCCGAGAAAGAATGGGGCGACGGCTTACGAGGTCTGCAACTCACCACTGCCAGATACGCCTTACTTCGTCTCGAAAGTAGGCCTCCTCACACCAAGAATTGGAG ACCTCAGCTGCTCGTCTTGATGAAAGTGGACGACGATTTGAAACCAAAGCACGAGCAAGTACTTGAACTAGCCCAGCAATTGAAGGCAGGAAAAGGTCTGACTGTGGTTAGCTCCGTTATAAAAGGAAACAGCCTCGAAACCTATCCTGAAGCCAAAGCCGCTGAACAG GAACTCTTGAAATGCATGGAAGCCCACAAGGTCAAAGGCTTCCAGCAGGTGGTGGTCGCCAAAGATGTATCAGAAGGCATCAGTTCGTTGATCCAAACCACGGGGCTGGGTGGACTCAGACACAACACCGTCATGATTGGTTGGCCGTACGGCTGGAGACAGAGTCCAGACCCAATAAATTATTCGGTTTTCTTAG ATTCGATTCGCGTTGCATCGGCGTGCCAGAACGCTATCCTTGTGCCAAAAAACATCTCGAACTTTCCAAGTCGTAATAACAAAATCGAGCAAGGAACGATCGATGTTTGGTGGGTTGTACACGACGGTGGATTGCTCATGCTTCTGCCTTTCTTACTACGGCAACATAAA GTTTGGAAGAATTGCCAAACCCGCATTTTCACGGTTGCTCAACTGGAAGACAACAGCGTACAAATGAAAAAGGACCTTGCCACATTTCTGTACCACTTAAGAATTGACGCTGACATCGAAGTCATTGAGATG CAAGACTCCGATATATCGGCATACACGTACGAACGCACTCTTATGATGGAACAAAGAACGCAGATACTGCAACAACTCAATTTGACCAAACGAGAATCGGAAAGAGAG GTCGACAATGTAGTTCAGCGTTCCAGAAGTGTCCGTTTTCAATCTCCGAGCAAAACCAAAAATGAAACTCAACCGCAAGAAATTGAAAGCGATTGCGATGATGAG TTCAACACAGCCTTGGGTCGACTACAAAAGGGATATAGCACTGGCGGGGCGGTAGGGACCACTCCAGCCTCCCCAGAACTTGAAATCGATGCCACTCAGATGACTTGGACTCCTGGTAAATTGCTCCAAGCTCAAAGCAAACAGCCATCCGCCAAATCTGAGAGGAGAGGATTCGGGAATCTCTTGGACATTGTCCC GCAATCTACAAACGTCCGTCGCATGCACACAGCTGTCAAGTTGAACGAAGTGATCGTGAACAAATCCCACCAAGCCGAACTCGTCATACTCAACCTGCCCGGCCCACCCAAGGGCAGCAACAAATCCAGAGAAGCAAATT ATATGGAATTTTTAGAAGTTTTAACCGAAGGTCTTGATCGGGTGTTGATGGTTCGCGGCGGTGGTCGTGAAGTCATCACAATCTACTCttag
- the LOC143451304 gene encoding solute carrier family 12 member 4-like isoform X1 — protein sequence MSSVRFTVTKTDKVEGEETVNVESIPTENAGERIGLIQEARDVPSVKISEPEASNNTSTTADAAVDLVEESSVEEPVESISEKPPETRRSSLRNLARRFSRSGADNGKKKSVLVDPESGDTATGHFALYEDEMQERPRVATLLGALANYTNLSQGAKEHENEEEGKQKQIKAVKMGTIMGVYLPCVQNILGVILFVRLTWIVGLAGILESFFIVLLCCCTTLLTSISMSAIATNGVVPAGGSYFMISRALGPEFGGAVGVLFYLGTTFASSMYILGAVEILLTYIAPSIAIFQPFNGPENKGNLFNNFRIYGTCFLVIMSLLVFIGVKYVNKFASLFLACVVISILAIYAGVFKSAIAPPTEEICFLGNRLLQPRDLTFASFGKDSCAKFYNDTNTNETNIPTYIYESYCETVNQTVGNSSEIVPVDECDNYFAVNDVQQIQAIPGLGSSVHIENAQSHYLQQGDPITTLSPSVRNVPYVDESNENTQSTWLVADQTTSFVVLLAIFFPSVTGIMAGSNRSGDLADAQRSIPKGTIGAVLTTAFIYLSTVIFIGMSVDGALLRDKFGDSIGNELVVSILAWPTKWVVLIGAFLSTVGAGLQSLTGAPRLLQAIAKDNIVPFLKVFGRGKANGDPTWALLLTVFISLIGILIANLDTVAPIITMFFLMCYMFVNLACALQTLLKTPSWRPRFKFYHWTLSFLGVCLCIALMFLSSWYYALAALVLAAGIYKYIEYCGAEKEWGDGLRGLQLTTARYALLRLESRPPHTKNWRPQLLVLMKVDDDLKPKHEQVLELAQQLKAGKGLTVVSSVIKGNSLETYPEAKAAEQELLKCMEAHKVKGFQQVVVAKDVSEGISSLIQTTGLGGLRHNTVMIGWPYGWRQSPDPINYSVFLDSIRVASACQNAILVPKNISNFPSRNNKIEQGTIDVWWVVHDGGLLMLLPFLLRQHKVWKNCQTRIFTVAQLEDNSVQMKKDLATFLYHLRIDADIEVIEMQDSDISAYTYERTLMMEQRTQILQQLNLTKRESEREVDNVVQRSRSVRFQSPSKTKNETQPQEIESDCDDEFNTALGRLQKGYSTGGAVGTTPASPELEIDATQMTWTPGKLLQAQSKQPSAKSERRGFGNLLDIVPQSTNVRRMHTAVKLNEVIVNKSHQAELVILNLPGPPKGSNKSREANYMEFLEVLTEGLDRVLMVRGGGREVITIYS from the exons TTGATTTAGTTGAAGAATCAAGCGTTGAAGAACCAGTGGAGAGTATTAGTGAGAAGCCTCCAGAAACAAGACGGTCTTCATTAAGAAATTTAGCAAGAAGGTTTTCACGTAGCGGTGCCG ATAATGGAAAAAAGAAATCCGTCCTCGTGGATCCAGAGTCAGGTGACACTGCAACCGGACATTTTGCTCTCTATGAG GATGAAATGCAAGAACGCCCTCGAGTGGCAACCCTACTCGGAGCACTTGCGAATTATACGAACCTATCACAGGGTGCTAAGGAGCACGAAAATGAAGAGGAAGGGaagcaaaagcaaataaaa GCTGTAAAGATGGGCACAATCATGGGAGTCTATCTTCCCTGTGTCCAGAATATTCTTGGAGTCATCCTATTTGTTCGTCTCACATGGATTGTTGGCCTGGCCGGAAtattggaatcattttttatCGTACTTTTGTGCTGTTGTACA ACTCTTCTCACTTCTATTTCAATGAGCGCCATTGCAACAAATGGTGTAGTACCGGCTGGAGGATCTTACTTCATGATATCAAGAGCACTTGGTCCAGAGTTTGGTGGCGCAGTGGGAGTACTTTTTTATCTTGGTACCACCTTCGCTTCATCCATGTATATTCTTGGAGCTGTTGAAATCCTCTTG ACTTACATAGCGCCGTCGATAGCGATATTCCAACCCTTTAACGGGCCAgaaaacaaaggaaatttgTTCAACAACTTCCGAATTTATGGCACCTGCTTTCTCGTTATAATGTCTCTTCTTGTCTTCATCGGTGTCAAATACGTGAACAAATTTGCTTCGCTTTTCCTGGCCTGTGTCGTTATTTCAATACTCGCCATATATGCTGGAGTATTCAAGTCTGCCATCGCACCACCAACTGAAGA GATATGTTTCTTGGGCAACCGTCTACTTCAACCAAGAGATCTGACTTTTGCTTCGTTTGGAAAAGACAGTTGTGCCAAGTTTTACAATGACACCAACACTAATGAAACCAAC ATACCAACCTACATTTACGAAAGTTATTGCGAAACAGTCAATCAAACTGTGGGTAACTCTTCCGAAATCGTACCAGTTGATGAATGCGACAATTACTTCGCAGTCAATGATGTTCAACAAATTCAAGCCATTCCTGGACTTGGCAGCAGCGTCCACATAG AAAACGCTCAATCGCACTACCTGCAACAAGGCGACCCGATCACAACTCTTTCGCCGTCGGTTCGAAACGTTCCATACGTCGATGAATCGAACGAGAACACGCAGTCGACTTGGCTGGTAGCTGACCAAACAACTTCTTTCGTTGTTCTACTGGCCATCTTTTTTCCGTCTGTTACAG GCATCATGGCTGGATCGAACAGGTCTGGAGATTTAGCCGACGCCCAGCGCTCTATTCCTAAAGGGACTATTGGCGCTGTTTTGACTACAGCGTTTATTT ATTTATCTACCGTTATATTTATCGGAATGAGCGTTGACGGAGCTCTGTTACGTGACAA ATTCGGCGACAGCATTGGAAACGAACTGGTGGTTTCCATACTCGCATGGCCCACAAAGTGGGTTGTCCTCATCGGGGCTTTCTTGTCAACAGTAGGGGCTGGTTTGCAATCTCTTACTGGCGCCCCTCGTCTGCTGCAAGCTATCGCCAAGGACAACATCGTACCATTCTTAAAG GTGTTTGGGCGCGGGAAAGCGAACGGCGACCCTACCTGGGCTCTTCTTTTGACCGTCTTCATATCACTCATTGGGATTTTAATCGCAAACCTCGACACCGTTGCCCCTATCATCACCAT GTTCTTCCTTATGTGTTATATGTTCGTCAACTTAGCGTGCGCATTGCAGACTTTACTGAAAACCCCAAGTTGGCGGCCGAGGTTTAAATTCTACCACTG GACTCTGTCCTTTCTGGGGGTCTGCCTGTGCATTGCCCTAATGTTCCTATCAAGTTGGTATTACGCACTTGCCGCGTTGGTCCTCGCTGCGGGCATATATAAGTACATTGAATACTGCGG GGCCGAGAAAGAATGGGGCGACGGCTTACGAGGTCTGCAACTCACCACTGCCAGATACGCCTTACTTCGTCTCGAAAGTAGGCCTCCTCACACCAAGAATTGGAG ACCTCAGCTGCTCGTCTTGATGAAAGTGGACGACGATTTGAAACCAAAGCACGAGCAAGTACTTGAACTAGCCCAGCAATTGAAGGCAGGAAAAGGTCTGACTGTGGTTAGCTCCGTTATAAAAGGAAACAGCCTCGAAACCTATCCTGAAGCCAAAGCCGCTGAACAG GAACTCTTGAAATGCATGGAAGCCCACAAGGTCAAAGGCTTCCAGCAGGTGGTGGTCGCCAAAGATGTATCAGAAGGCATCAGTTCGTTGATCCAAACCACGGGGCTGGGTGGACTCAGACACAACACCGTCATGATTGGTTGGCCGTACGGCTGGAGACAGAGTCCAGACCCAATAAATTATTCGGTTTTCTTAG ATTCGATTCGCGTTGCATCGGCGTGCCAGAACGCTATCCTTGTGCCAAAAAACATCTCGAACTTTCCAAGTCGTAATAACAAAATCGAGCAAGGAACGATCGATGTTTGGTGGGTTGTACACGACGGTGGATTGCTCATGCTTCTGCCTTTCTTACTACGGCAACATAAA GTTTGGAAGAATTGCCAAACCCGCATTTTCACGGTTGCTCAACTGGAAGACAACAGCGTACAAATGAAAAAGGACCTTGCCACATTTCTGTACCACTTAAGAATTGACGCTGACATCGAAGTCATTGAGATG CAAGACTCCGATATATCGGCATACACGTACGAACGCACTCTTATGATGGAACAAAGAACGCAGATACTGCAACAACTCAATTTGACCAAACGAGAATCGGAAAGAGAG GTCGACAATGTAGTTCAGCGTTCCAGAAGTGTCCGTTTTCAATCTCCGAGCAAAACCAAAAATGAAACTCAACCGCAAGAAATTGAAAGCGATTGCGATGATGAG TTCAACACAGCCTTGGGTCGACTACAAAAGGGATATAGCACTGGCGGGGCGGTAGGGACCACTCCAGCCTCCCCAGAACTTGAAATCGATGCCACTCAGATGACTTGGACTCCTGGTAAATTGCTCCAAGCTCAAAGCAAACAGCCATCCGCCAAATCTGAGAGGAGAGGATTCGGGAATCTCTTGGACATTGTCCC GCAATCTACAAACGTCCGTCGCATGCACACAGCTGTCAAGTTGAACGAAGTGATCGTGAACAAATCCCACCAAGCCGAACTCGTCATACTCAACCTGCCCGGCCCACCCAAGGGCAGCAACAAATCCAGAGAAGCAAATT ATATGGAATTTTTAGAAGTTTTAACCGAAGGTCTTGATCGGGTGTTGATGGTTCGCGGCGGTGGTCGTGAAGTCATCACAATCTACTCttag
- the LOC143451304 gene encoding solute carrier family 12 member 4-like isoform X3 — protein MSSVRFTVTKTDKVEGEETVNVESIPTENAGERIGLIQEARDVPSVKISEPEASNNTSTTADAAVDLVEESSVEEPVESISEKPPETRRSSLRNLARRFSRSGADNGKKKSVLVDPESGDTATGHFALYEDEMQERPRVATLLGALANYTNLSQGAKEHENEEEGKQKQIKAVKMGTIMGVYLPCVQNILGVILFVRLTWIVGLAGILESFFIVLLCCCTTLLTSISMSAIATNGVVPAGGSYFMISRALGPEFGGAVGVLFYLGTTFASSMYILGAVEILLTYIAPSIAIFQPFNGPENKGNLFNNFRIYGTCFLVIMSLLVFIGVKYVNKFASLFLACVVISILAIYAGVFKSAIAPPTEEICFLGNRLLQPRDLTFASFGKDSCAKFYNDTNTNETNIPTYIYESYCETVNQTVGNSSEIVPVDECDNYFAVNDVQQIQAIPGLGSSVHIENAQSHYLQQGDPITTLSPSVRNVPYVDESNENTQSTWLVADQTTSFVVLLAIFFPSVTGIMAGSNRSGDLADAQRSIPKGTIGAVLTTAFIYLSTVIFIGMSVDGALLRDKFGDSIGNELVVSILAWPTKWVVLIGAFLSTVGAGLQSLTGAPRLLQAIAKDNIVPFLKVFGRGKANGDPTWALLLTVFISLIGILIANLDTVAPIITMFFLMCYMFVNLACALQTLLKTPSWRPRFKFYHWTLSFLGVCLCIALMFLSSWYYALAALVLAAGIYKYIEYCGAEKEWGDGLRGLQLTTARYALLRLESRPPHTKNWRPQLLVLMKVDDDLKPKHEQVLELAQQLKAGKGLTVVSSVIKGNSLETYPEAKAAEQELLKCMEAHKVKGFQQVVVAKDVSEGISSLIQTTGLGGLRHNTVMIGWPYGWRQSPDPINYSVFLDSIRVASACQNAILVPKNISNFPSRNNKIEQGTIDVWWVVHDGGLLMLLPFLLRQHKVWKNCQTRIFTVAQLEDNSVQMKKDLATFLYHLRIDADIEVIEMQDSDISAYTYERTLMMEQRTQILQQLNLTKRESEREFNTALGRLQKGYSTGGAVGTTPASPELEIDATQMTWTPGKLLQAQSKQPSAKSERRGFGNLLDIVPQSTNVRRMHTAVKLNEVIVNKSHQAELVILNLPGPPKGSNKSREANYMEFLEVLTEGLDRVLMVRGGGREVITIYS, from the exons TTGATTTAGTTGAAGAATCAAGCGTTGAAGAACCAGTGGAGAGTATTAGTGAGAAGCCTCCAGAAACAAGACGGTCTTCATTAAGAAATTTAGCAAGAAGGTTTTCACGTAGCGGTGCCG ATAATGGAAAAAAGAAATCCGTCCTCGTGGATCCAGAGTCAGGTGACACTGCAACCGGACATTTTGCTCTCTATGAG GATGAAATGCAAGAACGCCCTCGAGTGGCAACCCTACTCGGAGCACTTGCGAATTATACGAACCTATCACAGGGTGCTAAGGAGCACGAAAATGAAGAGGAAGGGaagcaaaagcaaataaaa GCTGTAAAGATGGGCACAATCATGGGAGTCTATCTTCCCTGTGTCCAGAATATTCTTGGAGTCATCCTATTTGTTCGTCTCACATGGATTGTTGGCCTGGCCGGAAtattggaatcattttttatCGTACTTTTGTGCTGTTGTACA ACTCTTCTCACTTCTATTTCAATGAGCGCCATTGCAACAAATGGTGTAGTACCGGCTGGAGGATCTTACTTCATGATATCAAGAGCACTTGGTCCAGAGTTTGGTGGCGCAGTGGGAGTACTTTTTTATCTTGGTACCACCTTCGCTTCATCCATGTATATTCTTGGAGCTGTTGAAATCCTCTTG ACTTACATAGCGCCGTCGATAGCGATATTCCAACCCTTTAACGGGCCAgaaaacaaaggaaatttgTTCAACAACTTCCGAATTTATGGCACCTGCTTTCTCGTTATAATGTCTCTTCTTGTCTTCATCGGTGTCAAATACGTGAACAAATTTGCTTCGCTTTTCCTGGCCTGTGTCGTTATTTCAATACTCGCCATATATGCTGGAGTATTCAAGTCTGCCATCGCACCACCAACTGAAGA GATATGTTTCTTGGGCAACCGTCTACTTCAACCAAGAGATCTGACTTTTGCTTCGTTTGGAAAAGACAGTTGTGCCAAGTTTTACAATGACACCAACACTAATGAAACCAAC ATACCAACCTACATTTACGAAAGTTATTGCGAAACAGTCAATCAAACTGTGGGTAACTCTTCCGAAATCGTACCAGTTGATGAATGCGACAATTACTTCGCAGTCAATGATGTTCAACAAATTCAAGCCATTCCTGGACTTGGCAGCAGCGTCCACATAG AAAACGCTCAATCGCACTACCTGCAACAAGGCGACCCGATCACAACTCTTTCGCCGTCGGTTCGAAACGTTCCATACGTCGATGAATCGAACGAGAACACGCAGTCGACTTGGCTGGTAGCTGACCAAACAACTTCTTTCGTTGTTCTACTGGCCATCTTTTTTCCGTCTGTTACAG GCATCATGGCTGGATCGAACAGGTCTGGAGATTTAGCCGACGCCCAGCGCTCTATTCCTAAAGGGACTATTGGCGCTGTTTTGACTACAGCGTTTATTT ATTTATCTACCGTTATATTTATCGGAATGAGCGTTGACGGAGCTCTGTTACGTGACAA ATTCGGCGACAGCATTGGAAACGAACTGGTGGTTTCCATACTCGCATGGCCCACAAAGTGGGTTGTCCTCATCGGGGCTTTCTTGTCAACAGTAGGGGCTGGTTTGCAATCTCTTACTGGCGCCCCTCGTCTGCTGCAAGCTATCGCCAAGGACAACATCGTACCATTCTTAAAG GTGTTTGGGCGCGGGAAAGCGAACGGCGACCCTACCTGGGCTCTTCTTTTGACCGTCTTCATATCACTCATTGGGATTTTAATCGCAAACCTCGACACCGTTGCCCCTATCATCACCAT GTTCTTCCTTATGTGTTATATGTTCGTCAACTTAGCGTGCGCATTGCAGACTTTACTGAAAACCCCAAGTTGGCGGCCGAGGTTTAAATTCTACCACTG GACTCTGTCCTTTCTGGGGGTCTGCCTGTGCATTGCCCTAATGTTCCTATCAAGTTGGTATTACGCACTTGCCGCGTTGGTCCTCGCTGCGGGCATATATAAGTACATTGAATACTGCGG GGCCGAGAAAGAATGGGGCGACGGCTTACGAGGTCTGCAACTCACCACTGCCAGATACGCCTTACTTCGTCTCGAAAGTAGGCCTCCTCACACCAAGAATTGGAG ACCTCAGCTGCTCGTCTTGATGAAAGTGGACGACGATTTGAAACCAAAGCACGAGCAAGTACTTGAACTAGCCCAGCAATTGAAGGCAGGAAAAGGTCTGACTGTGGTTAGCTCCGTTATAAAAGGAAACAGCCTCGAAACCTATCCTGAAGCCAAAGCCGCTGAACAG GAACTCTTGAAATGCATGGAAGCCCACAAGGTCAAAGGCTTCCAGCAGGTGGTGGTCGCCAAAGATGTATCAGAAGGCATCAGTTCGTTGATCCAAACCACGGGGCTGGGTGGACTCAGACACAACACCGTCATGATTGGTTGGCCGTACGGCTGGAGACAGAGTCCAGACCCAATAAATTATTCGGTTTTCTTAG ATTCGATTCGCGTTGCATCGGCGTGCCAGAACGCTATCCTTGTGCCAAAAAACATCTCGAACTTTCCAAGTCGTAATAACAAAATCGAGCAAGGAACGATCGATGTTTGGTGGGTTGTACACGACGGTGGATTGCTCATGCTTCTGCCTTTCTTACTACGGCAACATAAA GTTTGGAAGAATTGCCAAACCCGCATTTTCACGGTTGCTCAACTGGAAGACAACAGCGTACAAATGAAAAAGGACCTTGCCACATTTCTGTACCACTTAAGAATTGACGCTGACATCGAAGTCATTGAGATG CAAGACTCCGATATATCGGCATACACGTACGAACGCACTCTTATGATGGAACAAAGAACGCAGATACTGCAACAACTCAATTTGACCAAACGAGAATCGGAAAGAGAG TTCAACACAGCCTTGGGTCGACTACAAAAGGGATATAGCACTGGCGGGGCGGTAGGGACCACTCCAGCCTCCCCAGAACTTGAAATCGATGCCACTCAGATGACTTGGACTCCTGGTAAATTGCTCCAAGCTCAAAGCAAACAGCCATCCGCCAAATCTGAGAGGAGAGGATTCGGGAATCTCTTGGACATTGTCCC GCAATCTACAAACGTCCGTCGCATGCACACAGCTGTCAAGTTGAACGAAGTGATCGTGAACAAATCCCACCAAGCCGAACTCGTCATACTCAACCTGCCCGGCCCACCCAAGGGCAGCAACAAATCCAGAGAAGCAAATT ATATGGAATTTTTAGAAGTTTTAACCGAAGGTCTTGATCGGGTGTTGATGGTTCGCGGCGGTGGTCGTGAAGTCATCACAATCTACTCttag